CCTTCGCATCCTCTGCAGATTTAAATATCCCCTCAATCACAGCTTCAACGGAAGCTGTATTATCTGCTATAAGTTTCTGAATTTCAACTATCCTATCCAAGGAAGCTTTTGCACGGCTTCTAGAAAGCTGAACTCCCTTTTCTATTTGTTCTAAGGCTGAACTTAACTCCTCAGTTGCAGAAGCCTGGGTCTGTGCCCCTTTTCTTATCTGCTCAAGCGCAACCGAGATCTGGGAAGCAGAACGATTTATTTCTTGCAATGTAGAGGAAAGCTCTTCAGCAGCAGAAGCTACTTCCTCAGCGCTTTTTGTAATATCCGTTGAGCTTCTCAGCTCATCAGCAAGCTCAGAAAGCTCCCTTGCAGCCTGTTCTGCCCCCTGCAAAGCCTGAGTTTGCTCAGTTATCGTCCTCATGATCTCTTCAATTGCAGAAGCCTGCTCTTCCGCCGCAGAAGATATGCTTTCCACGCTCTTTAAAGCTTCCTGCGTCGCTACATCAGACTGGTGAGCACCTGCAGCTATATCTTGAGCCCCTTTAACTATCTCCAACATATCTTTAACAATCTTTTCAAGCTGAAGAGTTATCTCTTTGCCTTTTTTAGCTTCTTCCTTTACACTTTGGGCAGATGAGCTTATACCTTCAGCAACCGTTTTAACAGCAGCTTGTATTTGAGAAATAAGATCCTGTATCTGCTTGGCGCTTTTCTCTGATGTCTCGGCAAGAGCTCTCACTTCATCTGCAACAACAGCAAATCCTTTGCCATGCTTGCCAGCACGAGCTGCCTCAATAGCAGCATTTAAAGCAAGTAAGTTAGTCTGATCAGCTATTTTAGCCACAGTTTTCACTATCTCACCAATGTTTGCAGACTGTCTCTCAAGCTCAGAAACTTTGTTAACCGATTCAGACTGTCTCTCTGCAGCTAAAACTATATTCTTAACCATGACCTCAATCAAACCGCTCACTTTTTTAATTAGCGTCTGAGCACCCTCTATCTTAGATACAGATGCTTCAGAGTTTTGCATTTGCTTCCTAATTAGATTAGCAACTTGCCTAAAAGCTGATAAACACTCCTGAGACGCTCCAGAAGCTTCTTCTGCCCCAGCAGCAATTTGCTCTACCGACTTTCTAAGCTCCTCAACAGCAGAGGCTGCTTCACTAACTCCAGATGCAAGTTGAGCGCTAGCCGAGGCAATTCGCTCCGCTATTTGCTGTTGCTTAGCTAAAGTTCTTGCTCTTTTTCTTTGAGTTGCAGCCTTCTCAGACACACCTTCACTTACAACATCAACACTTTCTACACCCTTCTTAACCAGGGCCAACCTTCTCCCCCCTTTTGTAAGAGCATAAAACTAAACCTTAACAGTACAACACTATTAAATTATTTTTATATAGCTGATATATAAAAGCAAGTGATCAAAAAAAAAAAAAAAAAAACTAATACGAACAGTTTTCTTCTGTTTTTCTTCTTTTTTTCAAAATCTTTTCCAAACAAGATCTTTTTACTTGACAAATAACCTAACCTATATTATAATCATTACAGAATTAAAATTATTACAAAGGAGGGGTTAGTATGGAGTGTGGTTTACCGCTTTTAGGGGAAAAGATAGCAGAGAGAAAGGTTAAAACTACTCACGGAGTTATTAACTTCCCGACCGATTATCAGGGCAAATGGGTAGTTCTATTTAGCCATCCTGCAGACTTTACACCTGTTTGCACTACAGAGTTTGTGGCATTTCAAAAAAGGATTGATGAGTTTAAGAAGTTAAACTGCGAGCTTATAGGGCTTTCTATCGATCAGGTTTTCTCTCATATTAAATGGGTTGAGTGGATAAAGGAGAAGCTTGGGGTTGAGATTACCTTCCCCATAATAGCTGATGATAATGGAGATATAGCCAAGTCCTTTGGAATGATAAGTCCGGCAAAGGGAACAAATACAGTTAGAGCCGTTTTCATAATAGATCCCAAGGGGATTTTGAGGCTTGTGCTCTATTACCCACAAGAGGTGGGAAGAAACATAGATGAGATAATAAGGGCTCTTAAAGCTCTTCAAACCTTCGACAATCATGGAGTTGCTACACCAGCCAACTGGCCTAATAACGAGCTAATCGGAGATAAGGTGATAATCCCGCCAGCCACGGATGTCAAAACAGCTCAGGAAAGACCGAAGAAGTACGAATGTTTTGACTGGTGGTTCTGCTACAAAAAGCTCTAGAAGCCTTGACCACCCCCCCATGGCCTCTCGCCCCCCCCCGCGAGAGGCCATTATTTTTTATGATAAAATATTCCTATGAGCGATTTTATAGATTTCTTGGTTTCCATATTTACCATAGTGAACCCATTAGGAAATCTAACGATACTTTTAAGCCTGACAGAGGACCTCTCCTGGGAGCAGAGAAAGAAAGCCTGTATAGTTGCCTCGGTTACCTGCGGAATTACGCTTTTTGTAGCTCAGTTTCTGGGGAGGGCCCTGCTTAATTTATTCGGTATTAGCATAGCATCCTTTGAGCTCGCAGGTGGAATAATACTAGTGGTCTTAATAGCCTTACCACTATTAAGAGGCCAAACTCCTAGCGCAAAGTTCTCCCCTGAAGAGCAAGATGAAGCAGCCATAGAGGGAAGGATAATAGAAACAGGAATAATGCCCTTAGGTATACCTTTACTTTCAGGACCCGGTGCCTTCACAACCGTTATGATACTTGCGGGAAAACAGGTTACCTTCGAGGGACATGCGCTTTTGGCTATAGCTATAATAATCAATGCGTTTCTATCTTACGCCATAATGATGTCCGCAAATCCAATTGCAGAGGCCTTAGGAAGATTAGGATTAAGGGTAATGAGCAGAATAATGGGATTATTCATAGCGGTAAGAGGAACACAGTTTATAATAAATGGAATAAAAGATGCTTTACCGCAAATCTTTGGAGGTTAGAGGAAATCAAGAGCTTGTAGAGCCCGCAAGCGTGTTGGGGGAGAAAAATCCCTTTTCAGGCTTTCATAGGTCCAGATAAGATGCGAGGCCATCATGGATATATCCCAGAGCTTTGCCCACTCTCTTGAGGCTATGGAAAATCTCCTGTGAAGCTCCTCATTGCTAAGAAGGAGCTTTATTTTAGAAGCGAACTCTTCCTCATCCTCCACAAGGAAGCCCGTATACCCAGAGTGAACGAAATCTGAAACCCCTAAGGCTTTAAGAGCTATAACGGGAAGACCAGAGGCCATGGCTTCAAGAACAACAAGTCCCTGTGTTTCCGTTAAGGAGGAAAATATGAAAATATAGGCCTTTTTATAAAGCTTTTTAAGCTCATCCTGAGAAAGCATCCCTGTAAAGGAAATCCTATCCCCTAATCCTAACTCCTTCACTTTTTTACTGAGGAAAACTCTATCCGGCCCATCGCCAACAAACAACGCTTTCCAGTCAAGCTCTCTTACCTTGTAGAGAACCTTTAAGAGAAATAGAAGGTTTTTCTCCTCCCCAAGTCTTCCAACGAAAAGAAGGATCCTTTCCCTCTTTGAGTCCCCTCCCTGAAAGTCTTTCCATTTAATACCTGTAGGGATAACCTCTATTGGCTTTCTAACTCCCTTTTCCATAAGATACCTCTTGATAGAAAAGGAGGGAGCAATTACAAGATCAACCTGGTTCGCATACTTTCTCACATATCTTTTTAGGAAAGCGATCGCAAGCTCCCTTTTCAGCGGAGCATAGTGAACATAGGCCTCATAAAGGGTGTGGAAGGTGTAAACTATGGGTATTTTAAGGGCGCGAGCCCAGAATAAACCTATCCTTCCTAAGAAGAAGGGGTGGTGAGCGTGAATTATGTCTAAATTAAGCCAAGAGGGGATAAACTGCTTCCAGGAAGTTAAGGGAAAGACTATGGGAGTTTGATGTATCCTCAAAGGAATAGGTGGAAGCCTTATGATCTTCTTATCATCGTCAGGAGGATTTTTATCCTTACCGTAGGATGGAGAAAACACATAAACCTCATGTCCTCTCTCCTCAAGAGCATCCCTAAAGAGCTTTATAGAAACAGAAACACCAGATATCATGGGAAAGTAGTTTTCAGTGAAGAAGGCTATCCTCATGATAAAAGCCTCGCTAAGAACTCCTCAGAGGAAAAGGTCTCAAGGTCTCCCTCCCTTTCACCGGTCCCAACGAGGAGTATAGGAAGATTAAACTCGCTCCTTAAAGCTATGACGATTCCTCCCTTAGCCATAGAGTCATATTTAGCTAGGATAACTCCGTCTATAGGGACGCTTCTTGAAAACTCCTCAGCCTGCCTTAGAGCGTTTTGACCTGTTGTAGCATCAAGAACAAGCAACCCTCTAGGAGGTCTGTTTAAAACCTTTTGGGTAACCCTACCAAGCTTCTTAAGCTCTTCCATTAGATTATGCTTGGTGTGCAGTCGCCCAGCAGTATCAACAAGAACATAGTCAGCACTTTTGCTTAGGGCAGAAGATAGGGCATCATAAAGTATAGCCCCTGGATCGCTACCAGGCTCACCCTTAACCACCCTTAATGAAAGCCTATCACCCCATATCTGAAGCTGCTCTATAGCGGCAGCCCTGAAGGTGTCACAAGCGGCTAAAATAACCGAAAAGCCTCTCTCTGAAAGAAACTTCCCTAACTTGGCTAAGGTGGTGGTCTTACCGCTTCCATTGACTCCCACGAAAAGCACTACCTCAGGCTTAAAAAGAGGCTTATTTAACCAAGAGGGAAGCTCATAAGAAAAAAGAGCCCTAAGCTTCGTCTTAAGAAGCTCCTTAGCCCCTTCAGGGGAGGAGGGCTTAGCCCTCTTAAGGTCCTCAACTAAATTTAACGCGTAATCTACTCCCACATCGCCCTCTATCAAAGACTCCTCCAAACTATTCCAGAACTCCTCATCTATCCTCTTTAAGGAGAATATCGCCTTGAACTTCTTCCACCAGCTCATCCTTAGGCGGACCTCCTTTTTCCTTTACCTTGAGTTCGTTAGCATGAAAGCTCAAGAAACGCCCACCATCAACCTCAACTATAAGCCTCCTATCGCTTAAATTTATACCAACTATCTCTCCCTTTTCACCATCAGGAGTTATAACCTTGCTTCCCACAGGAGGAAGACCATTCCAGAGCTCCTTGTAAACAGGATATTCATAAAGCAGACAACAAAGAAGCCTACCACAGACCCCTGAAATTTTAGCAGGATTTAGAACGAGGTTCTGCTCTTTAGCCATTCTTATAGATATAGATTCAAACTTGCGGAGAAAACCTAAACAACATACGGGCCAACCACACGGACCCAAACCCCCAAGAATCTTAACTTCGTCTCTGACACCTATCTGTCGCATCTCTATGCGAGTCTTAAAAATAGCGGCAAGATCCCTTACTAAAGCTCTAAAGTCAATCCTATCCTCAGAGGTAAAGTAAAAGAATAGCTTCTTCCTATCAAGCATATACTCAACTTCAACAAGCTTCATAGGTAGATTATGTTCAGCTATCTTTACCTTTGCTATATCGTAAGCCTTTTTCTCGTCTTCCAGGTTTTTCCTATAAGACTCAAGGTCCTCCTCTTGAGCTTTTCTTAAAATCACCGGAACTTCACTACCATCCAGAGAGTCGATCTCAAGGGGACGGCTTAAAATTCTGCCAAGCTCTAAACCCCTTGAGCTTTCCAAGACCCAAATTTCTCCAATCTCAGGGTTACATTCATTTATCTTAAATAGCTCTATATTCCTACACTTACTATATTTAACCCACACCAACCTCACGATTCACCACTCCCCCTTAATCTTGAAGAGTATCCTGTCAACAGCCATCTGAACGTTCAAGAACCTATCAGAAAGGCCCTCCCTTACAGCCGATATCTCATCTACTAGCTCCACCATATCCCCTCTTTTAAGCAGGATCTCTATAAGTGAATCAAGTAGGGCTACCACCTTCTCCCTATCCATATCGCCAAGCATACTTGAAAGCTCATAAAGCTCCCTTACTCCTCCGCTTTTGAGGTTAACTATCCTCTGCAAAAGTTCATCCTCAAGGTCGATTTCTCCCTCTTCCCCAATGAAAAGCACTTGACACCTTGAGGAAACAGTCGGAGGAAGAGCAGAAGGATGAGAAACGAGAAGAATCAGGTTGGCCCATGAAGGGGGTTCCTCAAGAACCTTAAGAATAGCATTAGCCGCAGGAAGGTTCATCTTCTCACACTCTTTTAAGATGAAGACCTTCCTCTCCGCCTCAAATGGCTTCAGCAAAACCTCCCCCCTAAGCTCTCTAATCTGAGATATTTTAAAGATAGCTCCTTCAGGCTTAATAACCTTAAAATCAGGATGCGTT
The window above is part of the Synergistota bacterium genome. Proteins encoded here:
- the ftsY gene encoding signal recognition particle-docking protein FtsY — encoded protein: MSWWKKFKAIFSLKRIDEEFWNSLEESLIEGDVGVDYALNLVEDLKRAKPSSPEGAKELLKTKLRALFSYELPSWLNKPLFKPEVVLFVGVNGSGKTTTLAKLGKFLSERGFSVILAACDTFRAAAIEQLQIWGDRLSLRVVKGEPGSDPGAILYDALSSALSKSADYVLVDTAGRLHTKHNLMEELKKLGRVTQKVLNRPPRGLLVLDATTGQNALRQAEEFSRSVPIDGVILAKYDSMAKGGIVIALRSEFNLPILLVGTGEREGDLETFSSEEFLARLLS
- a CDS encoding methyl-accepting chemotaxis protein: MALVKKGVESVDVVSEGVSEKAATQRKRARTLAKQQQIAERIASASAQLASGVSEAASAVEELRKSVEQIAAGAEEASGASQECLSAFRQVANLIRKQMQNSEASVSKIEGAQTLIKKVSGLIEVMVKNIVLAAERQSESVNKVSELERQSANIGEIVKTVAKIADQTNLLALNAAIEAARAGKHGKGFAVVADEVRALAETSEKSAKQIQDLISQIQAAVKTVAEGISSSAQSVKEEAKKGKEITLQLEKIVKDMLEIVKGAQDIAAGAHQSDVATQEALKSVESISSAAEEQASAIEEIMRTITEQTQALQGAEQAARELSELADELRSSTDITKSAEEVASAAEELSSTLQEINRSASQISVALEQIRKGAQTQASATEELSSALEQIEKGVQLSRSRAKASLDRIVEIQKLIADNTASVEAVIEGIFKSAEDAK
- a CDS encoding glycosyltransferase family 4 protein; translation: MRIAFFTENYFPMISGVSVSIKLFRDALEERGHEVYVFSPSYGKDKNPPDDDKKIIRLPPIPLRIHQTPIVFPLTSWKQFIPSWLNLDIIHAHHPFFLGRIGLFWARALKIPIVYTFHTLYEAYVHYAPLKRELAIAFLKRYVRKYANQVDLVIAPSFSIKRYLMEKGVRKPIEVIPTGIKWKDFQGGDSKRERILLFVGRLGEEKNLLFLLKVLYKVRELDWKALFVGDGPDRVFLSKKVKELGLGDRISFTGMLSQDELKKLYKKAYIFIFSSLTETQGLVVLEAMASGLPVIALKALGVSDFVHSGYTGFLVEDEEEFASKIKLLLSNEELHRRFSIASREWAKLWDISMMASHLIWTYESLKRDFSPPTRLRALQALDFL
- a CDS encoding MarC family protein translates to MSDFIDFLVSIFTIVNPLGNLTILLSLTEDLSWEQRKKACIVASVTCGITLFVAQFLGRALLNLFGISIASFELAGGIILVVLIALPLLRGQTPSAKFSPEEQDEAAIEGRIIETGIMPLGIPLLSGPGAFTTVMILAGKQVTFEGHALLAIAIIINAFLSYAIMMSANPIAEALGRLGLRVMSRIMGLFIAVRGTQFIINGIKDALPQIFGG
- a CDS encoding peroxiredoxin, whose amino-acid sequence is MECGLPLLGEKIAERKVKTTHGVINFPTDYQGKWVVLFSHPADFTPVCTTEFVAFQKRIDEFKKLNCELIGLSIDQVFSHIKWVEWIKEKLGVEITFPIIADDNGDIAKSFGMISPAKGTNTVRAVFIIDPKGILRLVLYYPQEVGRNIDEIIRALKALQTFDNHGVATPANWPNNELIGDKVIIPPATDVKTAQERPKKYECFDWWFCYKKL
- a CDS encoding stage 0 sporulation family protein, which gives rise to MRLVWVKYSKCRNIELFKINECNPEIGEIWVLESSRGLELGRILSRPLEIDSLDGSEVPVILRKAQEEDLESYRKNLEDEKKAYDIAKVKIAEHNLPMKLVEVEYMLDRKKLFFYFTSEDRIDFRALVRDLAAIFKTRIEMRQIGVRDEVKILGGLGPCGWPVCCLGFLRKFESISIRMAKEQNLVLNPAKISGVCGRLLCCLLYEYPVYKELWNGLPPVGSKVITPDGEKGEIVGINLSDRRLIVEVDGGRFLSFHANELKVKEKGGPPKDELVEEVQGDILLKEDR